In Hippocampus zosterae strain Florida chromosome 3, ASM2543408v3, whole genome shotgun sequence, a genomic segment contains:
- the urahb gene encoding 5-hydroxyisourate hydrolase b has translation MMTSERSPLTTRVLNISDGVPAARVSLSLHRLDSQLKLWNMLNLGMTDEDGRCPGLISREAFLPGMYKLRFETGAYWTSLERDSFYPYAEVVFTVTDSMHNIHLPLLMSCYSYSTYMGS, from the exons ATGATGACGTCGGAGCGCAGCCCGCTCACCACGCGCGTGCTCAACATCAGCGACGGCGTTCCCGCCGCACGAGTGTCCCTCAGCCTGCATCGACTCGACTCGCAGCTCAAGCTCTGGAACATGCTCAACCTCGG GATGACGGACGAAGACGGCCGCTGCCCGGGTCTCATCAGCCGGGAAGCATTCTTGCCGGGAATGTATAAGTTGCGCTTTGAGACCGGAGCGTACTGGACCAGCCTGGAACGCGACTCCTTCTATCCCTACGCTGAG GTGGTGTTCACTGTCACGGATTCGATGCATAACATCCACCTGCCGCTGCTTATGAGCTGTTACTCCTACAGCACCTACATGGGAAGCTGA
- the LOC127597924 gene encoding AFG3-like protein 1, translating to MSQLLRLLSAAARPLCYRAVTTRLHAVPTGRRFIGGCTRFAVLSARPTAADFVSIRSFRVARRRLYSNEAKDGKGDGAGARGGRAGGGKRGGGGAKKDWWSQMQKGDFPWDEKDFRYWAVAAAGAGATLLYLYFRDNGREISWKDFVQRYLGRGTVDRLEVVNKQYVRVVLMPGADAEGSYVWFNIGSVDTFERNLETAHSELGMETSRRPAVVYSSESDGSFLMSMIPTLLLIGFLLFTLRRGPMGAGPGGGRGGPFGMSESTAKMMKDNIEVKFKDVAGCEEAKLEILEFVNFLKNPQQYQDLGAKIPKGAVLSGPPGTGKTLLAKATAGEADVPFITVNGSEFLEMFVGVGPARVRDMFAMARKNAPCILFIDEIDAVGRKRGGGNFGGQSEQENTLNQLLVEMDGFNTATNVVVLAGTNRPDVLDPALMRPGRFDRQIYIGPPDIKGRASIFRVHLRPIKLDPDVDKDTLARKMAAATPGFTGADIANVCNEAALIAARHLHPHVGHKDFEQAIDRVIGGLEKKTQVLQPAEKKTVAYHEAGHAVTGWFLRHADPLLKVSIIPRGKGLGYAQYLPREQFLYSREQLFDRMCMMLGGRVAESVFFGRVTTGAQDDLKKVTQSAYAQVVQFGMSEKVGQVSFELPRRGDMVLEKPYSEATAELIDDEVRALVERAYASTLQLVQEKKDLVEMVGKRLLEKEVLDKADMLELLGPRPFEEKSTYEDFVEGTGSLDEDTSLPDGLRHWNRERSGGKTEDDDNDVDADDARNKQQAR from the exons ATGTCACAGCTTTTGAGGCTACTCTCGGCGGCCGCTCGGCCTCTGTGCTACCGGGCAGTTACGACCCGGCTTCACGCCGTCCCCACTGGACGTCGTTTCATTGGCGGATGCACGCGCTTCGCCGTGCTG AGTGCCCGTCCGACCGCGGCCGACTTTGTGTCCATCCGTAGCTTCCGGGTGGCTCGGCGACGTCTTTATTCCAATGAGGCCAAAG ATGGGAAAGGAGATGGCGCGGGAGCTCGAGGAGGACGGGCAGGAGGCGGGaagagaggagggggaggagccaAAAAAGACTGGTGGAGTCAAATGCAGAAG GGCGACTTCCCGTGGGACGAGAAGGACTTTCGCTATTGGGCGGTCGCGGCGGCCGGCGCCGGCGCCACGCTGCTCTACTTGTACTTCCGCGACAACGGCCGCGAAATCAGCTGGAAGGACTTTGTGCAGCGCTACCTGGGCCGCGGCACG GTGGATCGTCTGGAGGTGGTCAACAAGCAGTACGTGCGCGTGGTCCTGATGCCCGGCGCGGATGCCGAAGGG AGCTACGTGTGGTTCAACATCGGCAGCGTGGACACGTTTGAGAGGAACCTGGAGACGGCCCACTCGGAGCTCGGCATGGAGACGTCGCGCCGGCCCGCCGTGGTCTACAGCTCCGAGAGCGACGG GTCTTTCCTGATGAGCATGATCCCCACGCTGCTCCTCATCGGCTTCCTACTCTTCACGCTGCGCCGCGGGCCCATGGGGGCGGGGCCCGGGGGCGGCCGGGGCGGGCCCTTCGGCATGAGCGAGTCCACCGCCAAGATGATGAAGGACAACATCGAGGTGAAGTTCAAGGACGTGGCGGGCTGCGAGGAGGCCAAGCTGGAGATCCTGGAGTTCGTCAACTTCCTCAAGAACCCGCAGCAGTACCAGGACCTCGGAGCCAAGATCCCCAAG GGCGCCGTGCTGTCGGGCCCCCCCGGTACCGGCAAGACGCTTCTGGCCAAAGCCACCGCCGGCGAGGCCGACGTTCCCTTCATCACCGTCAATGGCTCGGAATTCCTGGAGATGTTCGTGGGCGTCGGTCCCGCCAGG GTGAGGGACATGTTCGCCATGGCGAGGAAGAACGCCCCCTGCATCCTCTTCATCGACGAGATCGACGCGGTGGGCCGCAAGCGAGGCGGCGGCAACTTTGGCGGCCAGAGCGAGCAGGAGAACACGCTCAACCAGCTCCTGGTGGAGATGGACG GCTTCAACACGGCCACCAACGTGGTGGTCCTGGCCGGCACCAACAGACCCGACGTCCTGGACCCCGCCCTCATGAGGCCCGGGCGCTTCGACAGGCAGATCTACATCG GCCCTCCGGACATCAAAGGGCGGGCGTCCATCTTTCGGGTGCACCTGCGACCAATCAAGTTGGACCCCGATGTGGACAAGGACACGCTGGCCaggaaaatggccgccgccacGCCCGGATTCACCG GGGCCGACATCGCCAACGTCTGCAACGAGGCGGCGCTGATCGCGGCCAGGCACCTCCACCCGCACGTGGGCCATAAAGACTTTGAGCAGGCCATCGACAGGGTCATCGGAG GTCTGGAGAAGAAGACGCAGGTCCTGCAGCCGGCGGAGAAAAAGACGGTGGCCTACCACGAGGCGGGCCACGCCGTCACCGGCTGGTTCCTGCGGCACGCCGACCCGCTGCTCAAG GTGTCCATCATCCCCCGCGGGAAGGGGCTAGGCTACGCGCAGTACCTCCCCCGCGAGCAGTTCCTGTACAGCCGCGAGCAGCTCTTTGACAGGATGTGCATGATGCTGGGGGGGCGCGTGGCCGAGAGCGTCTTCTTCGGGCGCGTCACCACCGGCGCGCAGGACGACCTCAAGAAGGTGACGCAGTCCGCGTACGCGCAG GTGGTCCAGTTCGGGATGAGCGAGAAGGTGGGCCAGGTGTCGTTTGAGCTGCCGCGCCGGGGCGACATGGTCCTGGAGAAGCCCTACAGCGAAGCCACGGCCGAGCTGATCGACGACGAGGTCCGGGCGTTGGTGGAGCGGGCGTATGCGAGCACCCTGCAGCTAGTCCAGGAAAAGAAGGACCTGGTGGAGATG GTGGGCAAGCGGCTGCTGGAGAAGGAAGTCCTGGACAAGGCCGACATGCTGGAGCTGCTGGGCCCGAGGCCCTTCGAGGAGAAGTCCACGTATGAGGACTTCGTGGAGGGCACGGGGAGCCTGGACGAGGACACCAGCCTGCCCGACGGCCTGCGCCATTGGAACCGAGAGCGCTCCGGCGGCAAGACCGAAGACGACGACAACGACGTTGATGCCGACGACGCCCGGAACAAGCAGCAGGCCCGATAG